Proteins encoded by one window of Candidatus Paceibacterota bacterium:
- the rplQ gene encoding 50S ribosomal protein L17 — protein MRHHNANRKFGRVRKVRKALMRSLALALIVRGKIKTTEAKAKELRPYIEKFVTRAKKDTLASRRLVGAEFFNSTKEVQKLFEVIAPKYTERPGGYTRITKLSTPRKGDASKLAVIEFI, from the coding sequence ATGCGTCACCATAATGCCAACAGAAAATTCGGTCGTGTAAGAAAAGTGAGGAAAGCACTTATGCGTTCTCTTGCACTTGCGCTTATTGTTCGTGGAAAAATAAAGACCACGGAAGCAAAAGCAAAAGAGCTTCGACCATATATCGAAAAGTTTGTTACGAGAGCAAAAAAAGATACACTTGCTTCACGCCGTCTTGTCGGGGCAGAATTTTTCAATAGCACAAAAGAAGTTCAGAAACTTTTTGAGGTTATTGCTCCGAAATATACAGAAAGACCAGGTGGCTATACTCGCATAACCAAACTTTCTACACCGAGAAAGGGGGATGCAAGTAAGCTTGCTGTTATTGAATTTATATAA
- the rplM gene encoding 50S ribosomal protein L13 has protein sequence MKYTIDASGRTIGRVAAEAASVLMGKNTTSFVRNKAPEISVMVTNCGKAKVTEKKQKQTLFHTYSGYPGGLKEKRLEEVAAKKGMREVMLIAITGMLPKNKLQAVMLKNLIVTE, from the coding sequence ATGAAATACACAATTGATGCATCAGGAAGAACGATAGGTAGAGTCGCAGCGGAAGCGGCGTCAGTACTTATGGGTAAAAACACAACATCTTTTGTGCGTAATAAGGCGCCGGAAATATCTGTTATGGTCACTAACTGTGGAAAAGCAAAGGTTACAGAAAAGAAACAAAAGCAAACATTATTCCACACATACTCTGGATATCCAGGCGGTTTGAAAGAGAAGCGATTGGAAGAAGTTGCAGCAAAAAAAGGAATGAGGGAAGTTATGTTGATCGCGATTACTGGAATGCTTCCAAAAAATAAGTTACAGGCTGTGATGTTAAAGAACTTGATTGTTACCGAATAA
- the rpsI gene encoding 30S ribosomal protein S9, producing the protein METTTTKAKKEGRYIETVGRRKTSSARVRVTPASKLNVIVNDKDYKEYFPTEDMQGIITDAFNKAKPLEKYSVTALVKGGGIHSQAEAVRHGIARALSTTDEELKTRLKRLGYLKRDPRMKERRKFGLKKARKAPQWSKR; encoded by the coding sequence ATGGAAACTACAACAACAAAAGCAAAAAAGGAAGGTCGTTACATTGAGACTGTTGGTCGTCGCAAGACATCATCAGCCCGTGTTCGTGTGACCCCAGCGTCTAAGCTAAACGTTATTGTTAACGACAAGGACTATAAAGAATATTTTCCTACAGAAGATATGCAAGGGATTATCACAGACGCTTTCAACAAAGCAAAACCACTAGAGAAATATTCTGTTACAGCTCTTGTAAAAGGTGGTGGTATTCATTCTCAGGCCGAAGCAGTGAGACATGGTATTGCTCGAGCACTCTCAACAACTGACGAAGAGCTAAAGACACGATTGAAGCGTCTCGGTTACCTAAAACGTGACCCTAGAATGAAAGAAAGACGAAAGTTCGGTTTGAAGAAAGCTCGAAAGGCTCCACAGTGGTCAAAGCGTTAA
- a CDS encoding nucleotide exchange factor GrpE, translating to MTDEINENNIIDEDFAFEPDESEGELSVSKQKIKDLRDKLSVALKERDEYLAGWQRAKADYINARKDELNAHSNASKVANERTILEIIPVLDSFTLAFANKEAWEKVDENWRRGVEYIASQLKTALTNIGMQEIGKIGEHFDPNYHNAVENIPTDSKELDHTVAEIIKNGYFFEGKVIRPSEVKVFIFKE from the coding sequence ATGACAGATGAAATAAACGAAAACAATATTATAGATGAAGACTTTGCTTTTGAACCCGATGAGAGCGAAGGAGAGCTTTCTGTCTCAAAACAGAAAATCAAAGATCTTCGCGACAAGCTGAGTGTTGCTCTAAAAGAGCGAGATGAGTATCTCGCAGGGTGGCAGAGAGCGAAAGCGGATTACATTAACGCCCGCAAAGACGAATTGAACGCGCACTCGAATGCATCCAAGGTTGCAAACGAACGAACGATTTTGGAAATAATTCCGGTACTCGATAGTTTTACGTTGGCATTTGCAAATAAAGAGGCATGGGAGAAAGTTGATGAAAATTGGCGACGTGGGGTGGAATACATCGCGTCACAACTAAAAACAGCCCTCACAAATATTGGTATGCAGGAAATAGGTAAGATTGGAGAACATTTTGACCCGAATTACCACAATGCTGTAGAAAATATTCCAACTGATAGTAAAGAATTAGATCACACTGTCGCTGAAATAATTAAAAATGGATATTTTTTTGAAGGAAAGGTGATTCGGCCATCTGAAGTGAAAGTTTTTATTTTTAAGGAGTAG
- the dnaK gene encoding molecular chaperone DnaK, with product MGKIIGIDLGTTNSAVALIEGGVPKIIENIEGNRTTPSVVALAKNGERLVGLLAKRQAVTNPENTIYGIKRLMGHRFDDEEVKRDKKFSSYAIEANEDGGVKVKMGTDFYRPEEVSAMILQKIKSDVEAKIGEPVTEAVITVPAYFDDSQRKATKDAGKIAGLDVKRIINEPTAAALAYGFNNKKDEKIVVYDFGGGTFDVSILEVGNDVIEVKATDGDSHMGGEDIDQKIVAWIAEQFKKESGIDITKDVLALQRLKEAAEKAKHELSTTTESEINIPFISSDASGPKHLLLKMSRTTLEELAREFIDRSIEITKRAFEKSPVKMNEINEIVMVGGQTRMPAIIAAVKELFGKEPNRSINPDEVVAAGAAVQAGVLQGDVRDILLLDVIPLSLGIETFGGVATKLIEKNTTIPTSKSQVFSTAADNQTSVEIHIVQGERPMAADNKSLGRFILDGVPPAPRGMPQVEVALDVDANGILNVTAKEKTSGKTQSIRIEASSGLTDADIERMTKEAELHADEDKKKKEIADTKNDSEILVYTAEKSLRDAGDKVPADIKTAVEAKIAELKSVKDGTDIEAIKKASSELSLEMQKIGEAMMKAQQESGATETPKEGGSGAPEEKIHDADFKEGENPDANKTA from the coding sequence ATGGGAAAAATAATTGGTATCGACTTGGGAACAACAAATTCGGCTGTCGCCTTAATTGAAGGTGGCGTCCCAAAAATAATTGAAAATATTGAAGGAAATCGCACTACTCCTTCTGTTGTTGCGCTTGCAAAAAATGGCGAGCGTCTTGTTGGCTTGCTCGCCAAGCGCCAAGCAGTCACCAACCCAGAAAATACTATCTACGGTATTAAGCGTCTTATGGGTCATCGTTTTGATGACGAAGAAGTTAAGCGCGACAAGAAGTTTTCCTCATACGCAATTGAAGCTAACGAAGACGGTGGGGTTAAGGTAAAGATGGGTACAGATTTTTATCGTCCAGAGGAAGTTTCAGCAATGATTCTTCAGAAAATAAAGAGTGATGTTGAAGCAAAAATAGGTGAACCAGTAACAGAGGCGGTTATCACCGTACCGGCTTATTTCGACGACTCACAACGCAAGGCAACAAAAGATGCCGGGAAGATTGCCGGACTTGATGTTAAACGAATCATTAATGAGCCAACAGCAGCAGCTTTGGCATATGGTTTTAATAATAAAAAAGACGAAAAAATAGTTGTTTATGACTTCGGTGGTGGAACTTTTGACGTTTCTATTCTTGAAGTTGGAAATGATGTTATTGAAGTAAAAGCAACTGATGGTGACTCACATATGGGTGGTGAGGATATCGACCAGAAGATTGTTGCTTGGATTGCAGAGCAATTTAAGAAAGAAAGTGGTATTGATATCACAAAAGATGTTTTGGCACTTCAGAGATTGAAAGAGGCTGCAGAAAAAGCAAAGCACGAGCTTTCAACAACAACAGAATCGGAAATAAACATTCCGTTTATAAGTTCAGATGCATCTGGCCCAAAACATCTTCTTCTTAAGATGTCCCGTACAACCCTTGAAGAACTTGCTCGCGAGTTTATTGATCGCTCGATTGAAATTACAAAAAGAGCTTTTGAAAAATCTCCGGTTAAGATGAATGAGATTAATGAAATAGTTATGGTTGGTGGACAAACTCGTATGCCTGCCATTATTGCCGCTGTTAAAGAATTGTTTGGTAAGGAGCCAAACCGCTCAATAAACCCAGACGAAGTTGTTGCAGCTGGTGCAGCCGTTCAAGCGGGCGTCTTGCAAGGAGATGTTCGCGACATATTACTTCTAGACGTTATTCCATTATCGCTTGGCATTGAGACATTTGGAGGTGTTGCTACAAAGTTGATTGAAAAGAACACAACTATCCCAACATCAAAGTCACAAGTTTTCTCTACCGCTGCCGACAACCAAACATCAGTCGAGATACATATTGTCCAGGGCGAGCGTCCAATGGCCGCCGACAACAAGTCATTAGGAAGATTTATCCTAGATGGTGTTCCACCAGCACCGCGTGGTATGCCTCAAGTAGAGGTTGCCCTTGATGTTGATGCAAACGGAATTCTAAATGTTACAGCAAAAGAGAAGACGAGTGGAAAAACTCAAAGTATTCGCATCGAGGCAAGTTCCGGTCTAACAGACGCAGATATTGAGCGAATGACTAAAGAAGCGGAACTGCACGCAGATGAAGATAAGAAGAAAAAAGAAATTGCCGATACAAAAAATGACTCAGAAATATTAGTTTATACTGCCGAGAAATCACTTCGTGATGCTGGAGATAAGGTACCAGCTGATATTAAAACAGCGGTAGAAGCAAAAATAGCAGAGCTAAAATCTGTTAAAGATGGTACAGATATCGAGGCAATTAAAAAAGCCTCATCAGAACTTTCACTCGAAATGCAAAAAATAGGTGAAGCAATGATGAAGGCACAGCAGGAAAGTGGAGCAACGGAAACTCCTAAAGAGGGTGGAAGTGGGGCACCTGAAGAGAAGATTCATGACGCAGATTTCAAAGAAGGGGAGAATCCAGACGCCAACAAAACAGCCTAA
- the dnaJ gene encoding molecular chaperone DnaJ — MQKDYYQILGVERKASKDEIKKAFHKLAHKYHPDKKGGDEARFKEVNEAYQVLSNEKKRSEYDTYGQVFSDGSGPQQGANNGFQGFDPSQFGDFDFSNAGGFGDIFSEIFGGGRGGTQSRRGSDISIEITINFDDSIFGTTRKVLITKRSLCDVCKGNGEKPGTKRKKCETCNGQGKVRETKKSFIGVFTSVRECDACAGSGTIPEDKCSGCKGQGVLRKQEEISIHVPAGIENGEMIRLSGMGEAVQRGISGDLYVKISVLPHKSLKREGNNLTMNLDIKMTEALLGGERSIETLDGKIDLKIPEGVNTGEVLRLKGKGVPMGNSQRGDLLVKIKVILPQKLSKKARGIVETLRGEGM; from the coding sequence ATGCAAAAAGATTACTATCAAATTTTGGGTGTTGAGAGAAAAGCGTCGAAAGATGAAATAAAAAAAGCTTTTCATAAACTCGCCCACAAATATCATCCCGACAAAAAAGGAGGTGATGAAGCGCGCTTCAAAGAGGTGAATGAGGCATACCAGGTTCTTTCTAATGAAAAGAAGCGTTCAGAGTATGACACATATGGGCAGGTGTTCAGCGATGGAAGTGGCCCACAACAAGGAGCCAATAATGGGTTCCAAGGGTTTGATCCATCACAGTTTGGCGATTTTGATTTTAGTAACGCGGGTGGATTTGGCGACATTTTTAGTGAAATTTTTGGAGGTGGGCGAGGTGGGACACAAAGTCGTCGCGGTTCAGATATTTCAATTGAAATTACTATTAATTTCGATGACTCAATTTTTGGAACTACTCGAAAGGTTTTAATAACAAAGCGCTCCTTGTGTGATGTTTGTAAGGGTAATGGCGAAAAACCTGGAACCAAGCGCAAGAAATGTGAGACCTGTAACGGCCAAGGAAAAGTTCGTGAGACAAAGAAATCCTTTATTGGAGTGTTCACGAGTGTTCGTGAATGTGACGCGTGTGCTGGGTCTGGAACAATCCCTGAAGATAAGTGTTCGGGCTGTAAGGGTCAGGGTGTTTTGAGGAAGCAGGAAGAAATTTCTATTCACGTTCCAGCTGGCATTGAAAACGGAGAGATGATTCGTCTTTCGGGAATGGGGGAAGCGGTACAACGTGGTATTTCTGGTGACTTGTATGTAAAGATAAGCGTTCTTCCCCATAAGTCCCTGAAACGTGAAGGAAATAATCTAACAATGAATCTTGATATTAAGATGACGGAAGCATTGCTTGGTGGTGAACGCTCCATCGAAACACTAGATGGAAAGATTGATCTTAAAATTCCAGAAGGGGTGAACACTGGAGAAGTTTTACGTCTTAAGGGTAAAGGTGTTCCAATGGGGAATAGCCAGAGAGGAGATTTGTTGGTAAAAATAAAAGTTATTCTCCCTCAAAAACTTTCCAAAAAAGCACGCGGAATAGTTGAGACGCTTAGAGGAGAAGGAATGTAA
- a CDS encoding lysophospholipid acyltransferase family protein produces MKDFLPPLLLQKIVWIPTRLFLIFFAKLEVRGLENLEGLKGKVVFVSNHSSELDPILLPAALPLFSPLSPIFYTSREKEFYERHSFLKWLFYREWFFEIWGAHQIQVGKHDYEKSLEKHKEILNSGGSLFIFPEGRKTTDGSILPAHGGAAYLARATGAPIVPTSIRGVFKIKLRDFLLRRAKIVLVFSAPIIPLSDDYKAEVQKVMDIIAKNL; encoded by the coding sequence ATGAAAGATTTTTTACCACCACTTCTTTTGCAGAAAATTGTTTGGATCCCAACTAGGCTTTTTTTAATTTTTTTTGCAAAACTTGAGGTGCGTGGTTTAGAGAATCTCGAAGGACTAAAAGGTAAAGTTGTTTTTGTTAGCAATCATAGTAGTGAACTTGACCCAATTTTACTTCCAGCTGCCCTGCCTTTATTTTCCCCTCTTTCGCCAATTTTTTATACCTCAAGAGAAAAAGAGTTTTATGAACGTCACTCGTTTTTAAAATGGCTTTTCTATCGCGAATGGTTTTTTGAAATTTGGGGGGCGCATCAAATTCAGGTTGGGAAACATGACTATGAGAAATCTTTAGAAAAGCATAAGGAAATTTTGAATAGTGGTGGCTCTCTTTTTATTTTTCCCGAGGGACGGAAAACAACAGACGGGAGCATTTTGCCTGCTCATGGTGGTGCCGCATATCTTGCGAGGGCAACTGGTGCTCCAATTGTTCCAACTTCAATTAGAGGAGTTTTTAAAATAAAGCTAAGAGATTTTCTTTTAAGGCGCGCCAAGATTGTCCTTGTTTTTAGTGCTCCAATAATCCCGCTTAGTGACGATTATAAAGCTGAGGTTCAAAAAGTTATGGATATCATA